In a single window of the Raphanus sativus cultivar WK10039 unplaced genomic scaffold, ASM80110v3 Scaffold0777, whole genome shotgun sequence genome:
- the LOC130503030 gene encoding GPI-anchored protein LLG3-like has translation MEIYPHCLVSLLSIIILSGFASSLHISLDEFESHPATSRALLQAKNTCKEDFASKNYTIITSRCKGPNYPAKACCSAFKDFACPFAEALNDEKTECASTMFSYVNIYGRYPPGIFANMCKEGKEGLDCTDVMAATSSSHVSIPLVSTHALLFTVLLFCLF, from the exons ATGGAGATTTATCCTCATTGtttggtttctcttctttcaaTCATCATCTTGTCTGGATTCGCATCGTCTCTTCACATCTCTC TTGATGAATTTGAGTCACACCCAGCCACAAGCCGAGCTCTTCTTCAGGCAAAAAACA CATGCAAAGAAGATTTTGCAAGCAAGAATTACACAATCATAACGAGTAGATGCAAAGGCCCAAACTATCCAGCCAAGGCATGTTGCTCCGCCTTCAAGGACTTTGCATGCCCATTCGCGGAAGCTCTTAACGATGAGAAGACAGAATGTGCCTCCACAATGTTCAGCTACGTCAATATCTATGGTCGATATCCTCCCGGTATATTCGCAAACATGTGCAAAGAAGGCAAAGAAGGGCTTGATTGCACCGACGTAATGGCCGCCACATCATCTTCTCATGTATCGATCCCTCTTGTCTCCACACACGCATTGCTTTTCACCGTTCTCTTGTTTTGCCTCTTCTAA